One part of the Lycium ferocissimum isolate CSIRO_LF1 chromosome 8, AGI_CSIRO_Lferr_CH_V1, whole genome shotgun sequence genome encodes these proteins:
- the LOC132066354 gene encoding uncharacterized protein LOC132066354: MVQWRERSPSLEPEYQPDRGQAAEDGVAPARTQPEVTSDQAMHDTMARVLLHLDAQQAAAGVTTPGGGSQTRVGAQTPEQGPTRVAHPAAAMAPRIDAIPAPGDDIRPMEGAVMTASDQDLVGRFRKLEPPRFAGTSSEDAYEFILDMHELLHRMGIVETHGVDYVSYQFRGDAKTWWRYFVACRPEGSPPLTWTQFYRAFLEKYVPRSLREARREEFLHLE; encoded by the coding sequence ATGGTACAATGGCGAGAGAGGTCTCCTTCTCTCGAGCCCGAGTATCAGCCGGATCGAGGCCAGGCCGCAGAGGATGGTGTGGCCCCAGCACGGACACAACCTGAGGTTACTTCTGATCAggccatgcatgatactatGGCCAGAGTTTTACTTCATCTTGATGCCCAGCAGGCGGCAGCCGGTGTTACTACTCCCGGCGGGGGTTCACAGACCAGAGTTGGGgcgcagacccctgagcagggACCTACGCGGGTAGCACATCCCGCCGCAGCTATGGCTCCTCGCATTGATGCGATACCCGCTCCTGGTGATgatattaggcccatggagggcGCTGTTATGACTGCTTCTGATCAGGACCTTGTTGGGAGattcaggaagttagagccgCCGAGGTTTGCTGGTACTTCgtctgaggatgcttatgagtttattcttgatatgcacgAGTTGCTGCACCGGATGGGGATCGTGGAGACCCACGgggttgattatgtgtcctaccagtttcgcggcgacgcgaagacgtggtggaggtatttcgtggcttgcagacctgagggttcccctcctttgacttggactcagttttaccgggccttccttgagaagtatgtgcctcgGTCTTTGCGAGAGGCGCGTAGGGAGGAGTTTTTGCATCTTGAGTAG